The following nucleotide sequence is from Novosphingobium sp. KA1.
GAGATCGAGGGTGAACGGCTGTGCCGGCGGCTCGGCGGCAGATGGACCACCGGGCAGGGGCTCTGTCTGTGTCCCGCCCATGACGACCATCATCCAAGCCTGTCCATTCGCGTCGGCCGCCGCGCCCTGCTGTTCAAATGCTTCGCCGGCTGTGACACAATGGCTGTCCTCCAAGCGATCCGTCGGCTGCATCTGCCTCTTCCCCGCCCGGCTCCCGATGTTCCGTTACCGCGCTCGAACCAGACCGCTACGCGACCGGGGCCAGCCTTGCGCCTCTGGGAGGCATCTGTTCCGCCCACCGAGACGGCCGCCGAAGCCTACCTGTCCGGGCGCCTGCTCCGGCCGCCGTGGCATGACCTGCGCTATAATGCGCGCACACCGCTCGGACGCGGTCGCGACGTGGTATTCCGCCCGGCGCTGATCGCTGCGGTGCGCGAAAGGCACCGGATCGTCGCTGTCCATCGGTCCTTCCTCGATCCGGTGTCATTCACTCTCGCGAACGACTTGACCGATCCTCGCATGATGCTGGGACGTCCCGGTCGCGGCGCGGTCCAGCTTGCCCCCGCAAACGATATTCTGGGTCTCGCCGAAGGGATCGAGACCGCGCTTGCTGCCATGCGGCTGCACCGGCTTCCGGTCTGGGCCACGCTGGGCGCCGAGCGCGCCGCGCATATCCTCCTGCCCGACAGTCTCGAACGGCTGGTGCTCCTGTTCGACAGGGATGCGGCCGGGTGGTCCGCGCACCAGCGCGCACTGGAAGCTTATGCTCGGCCCGGCCTGGAGATCCGCAGCGCCTGGCCGCCTGCAGGGCATAATGACTGGGCCGATGTGCTCGCCACTCAGCTGCGCGCGGCCTGATGAGAGGCCAACGAGAGGAGGCTGCCCCGCACCGCGAGACGCGGGGCAGCGAACCCATCAGCCGTTGAGGCGCTCCTTCACCGCCTTGGCCGGAGCGAAGCTCAGCTTCTTCGAGGCCTTGATCGCGATGGTCTCGCCGGTCGCCGGATTGCGGCCCTCGCGCGCCGGGGAATCCTTGACCTTGAACTTGCCGAAGCCGTTCAGCGAAATCTCCTCGCCCTTCGCGGCGGCATCGGTGATCAGATCGAAGACGCTGTCGACGGCCTGGCGCGCATCGGTTTTCGTGAGGCCGAGCGCCGCCGCCAGCGCTTCTGCGAGTTCGGAATTGTTCATGAAGATACTCCTGGAAAACGGCGAAGCCCGTGTCCTTAGCCGCGCAGTAGCCCATGGTCACGACCCAAAAAGGCGCGACCGGAAAGGAGAGGGGGAAAGGGGCAGCGCGCGCGGCCTGATTGTGCGGGCCGCCGCTCCTCCAGGAGTTATCCTATGATCAAACCAGCCCTCCTCATCCCCGCGAGCCATCTCACCAAGTCGCCCATCAACGTGCGCAAGCGGACCGATCCGCGCGCCGATGCCGAGCTGGAAGCCAGCATCGCCGCGCACGGCCTCCTTCAGAACCTCGTCGGCGTGCCGGTGTCCCGAAAGAAGGGACATTACCGTATCACTGCCGGCGGCCGGCGCCTCGACGCGATCCACCGCCTGATCGACAAGGGCCGGCTGCGGCCCGATCATGAAGTGCCTGTGCTGGTCCTTTCCAATACGAAGGACGGTCGCGAGGTCAGCCTGGTTGAGAATTTTGAACGGGCGCCGCTTTCTCCCGCCGAAGATTGCCTCGCTTTCCGCGACCTCATCGAGGTCGAAAAGCTCAGCCCCGCGGACATCGCCCGGCGCTTCGGCATTGAGGAGCGCTTTGTGCTCGGCCGTCTGCGTCTGGCCAATCTCGCCGATCCGATCTTCGCCGCGCTCGAAGGGGACGAGATCACGCTCGACGTCGCCAAGGCCTATGCCACGACCGCGGACACGGGCCGGCAGATGGCGGTGTGGGAATCGCTTCGGACCGGCTATTCGCGCGATAACGTCAACGAGATCCGGCGGGCACTCAAGACCTACAGCTACCGCGCCGATGATCCCAGGGCACTTCTGGTCGGGCGCGACGCCTATATCGCCGCCGGTGGGCGGGTCGAAGACCAGGATCTGTTTTCCACCGCTACCGATGAGCGCTGGATCGATACCCATATCCTCGACGACCTGGCCGCAGAAAAGCTCGCCGCGCAGGCCGAGGCAATCCGTCAGCGTGAAGGGCTGGGCGAAATTCGCGTCGTAGCCGCCGAGCACGTTCCCTACATGGCGACCTTCGCGCTGCAACCGCTCACCGGAACTGCCGAGCCCCTCACCGGGGACCAGGAAGCGCGTAAACAGGAGATCGAAGCGGAAATCGCCGGGATCGACCTTCGCGCGGGAGATGAAACCTATGAGCCGGAAGGCGATGAGGCGCAGCGCTACGCCGACCTCCATGCTGAGCTGGATGCGATCACCGAACGTGAACCCGTGATCGATGCCGAGCAGAAAGCCTCCGCGCTCGGCTATGTGGTGTTGAAACCCGATGGAACCCCGCAGATCCATCATCAGCTCTACGTCGCACCCGCTGCCGACACGGATCCTGAAGAGAGCGATGGCGAAGACGTCGAACCTGCCGACGGGCTCAGTGGGTCCGTCGCGGCGATCGATACCGCGCCCGCCATGAGCCAGCGCCTGCGGGAGATGCTGGCGATGATGAAGACCGAGCTCCTGGCCGTCCATGTCTCCAACGACCCGGCATTCGCGCTCGATCTCGGCACCTTCCTTATGATCGAGCGGGAGTGCCGGCATATGCCCTGCATCGTGCCGAGCGATCTATCTGCCACGGCGCCCCAACCGCTGCTTGCCGATTTCAAGCCCGAGACCGCGGCCGCGGCAGAATGGCGCAGGTTCGAAGACGCGCTCGATCGTAGCTGGAGCGGCTACTCAGGGCTTGAAGAGCGTTACGATGCCTTCTGCGCGCTTGGCGATGAGGCGCGGGCGGCCTGGCTCGGATGGGCGATCGCGCGCACACTCCATGCGGTTCCCGATGGCCGCGAGGGCACCGACTTCCTCAACCATCTCGGTCGCAAGCTCGGCATCGATGTCGCGGCCTGGTGGCGCCCCACCGCCCTGACCTTCTTCGACAAGCTGACCAGGCCCGGCATCCTGGCTCTCTTCGAGGAGATCGGCGGCGAGGAATTGCGCGTGCGCTATGCGGGTTCGAAGAAGCACGACCTTGCCGCATCGGCCGAGCGGCTGTTTGGCGGCGACGTGATCATCGAGCCCGAGATCCAGGAACGGGCACTCGCCTGGCTGCCCGACCAGATGCGATTTGGCCCTGCCAAAGGGGAAGCCGAAGCCGATGCCGATGCCGATGATAAAGTGGCGAATGCCGATGCGGACATGCCCGTCCGGTCGATCGACGCATCCGATAACACAACAGGCGAAACTCTGACGCGCGCCGCGTGAAGATCGCAGGGACCGGGCCTGTCCCGGTCCCGGCTTGTCCCCTCAGTTCAGGCCACAGCATTTTTTGTACTTGCGCCCCGACCCACAGGGGCAGGGGTCGTTTCGGCCAATCTTCTGGCGTTTGATGCTGGACGGCCGGTGCGGATCATTCTCCAGCCGCCATTGATGGAGCATCTCCACCCAGATCGGGATCAGGTCGGGCGCCTCGGTATCCCAGCGATCCTCCTCGGCGCGCGTGAGCTTCTGCGTCCCGTCGGCAAAGGCGCGCAATGTCCGGATGCCCTCGATCGCCACCCGGCATCCGGCGTCATCGTCGGCTAGAACCCGTAGCCATCCGGCAGGCGCAAGATCCATCGCCTGCCCGAACCCCTCGATCCACATCTCCCAGAGCGTCTCGTCGGTCCGGGTATCGATTTCCAGCACCGGCTCGAACGTGCCGGGTCGTGCGAGCGATGCGAGGATCTCATGATAGCGATGCATCACCAGATCGATGAAATGCTGCATGCCGCCGGCATCGGCGAACGTGGGGATGCCCCCGCCGTCGTCTCCTGCCCAGATCGTCTTCAGCCATTGGCTGGGCACGATCAGGTCCGGGCTAACGATGACGCCGGTGAGGAAGCCGTCGAGCTGGGTGAGCAGCATGCAGTCGTCGCCCTGCGCGAGCAGCAGCTGATCGAGCTCATCGAGATAGTCGAACGAGAAAGCCATTTCCCTTCCTAGCGCGCCTTCGCCCGCTCGTCATCGCCGAGGAGGTCCCCGCAATTCCTCGCATCCGCACCGGGACCAGCGCCCGAGGAGCGAAGGGAGGGGGGAAGGGAGCGATGAATGATCCCGTAGCCTGCCGGAGGTTTCCCTGAATATGTCCCAGCTCGCTTTCTCGACGATGGATGCCCGAGCATCCCTGCATTGCATCGCCATCTCGATCGCCCAGCACATGCGCCGCGGCGCGCAGATTACACGACAGGCTCTCAAGCGCTTCATGCTGGAGGCATTCGCGGCCGACGACGCCGATGGCGCCTGGACCATGCGCGATGCCTACGATGCACTCGAAGCCGCGCAGGTGATGCTGCTGCAGGACGCCGACTGCCCGCTCTTGCAGGGAGAGCCTCACAAGATATTCGCGGCACTGCGGGGATTCGAACATGCGCTCCCGACCCAGACCTATCGTTCGGAGCGGCAGATTGAATTTCAGCAGTTCAGCACGCCGCTGAGCCTCGCCTGGCTCGCAGGCCTTGCCGGGCAGATCCGGCAGGATGACCTCGTGCTCGAGCCGTCGGCGGGCACGGGGATGCTCGCGGTCCATGCATGGCGAGCGGGTGCGTGCCTGCAACTCAATGAATTAGATCCGAAACGGGCCGATCTGCTTGCTCGGACTTTCGATCGCACCGTCACCCGCCATGACGGTGAACATATCGGCGATCTGCTCGCGGGCGCTCCGAGGCCGACGCTGGTGTTGGTCAATCCACCCTTCAGCCGCAGTGCCGGGCGCGGTGTCGATCGCCACGCCGGCGCCCGCCATCTGCGCGCCGCGCTGACCCGCCTCGCTCCTGGCGGCCGCTGCGTGGCGATCATGCCGCCGAACTTCGCGGCGGATGGCACGGCCTCGCTCGGCTACACTGCCGTTGCCGAGATGGCGCCGCCGCGCGCCGAGATCACCATCCGCGGTAACCCCTATGCCAAGCATGGCACCGGTATCGATGTCCGCCTCCTCGTTTACGACAAGGGATGGACGGGAGAAGCCCAGCGTCATGTCGCGGACACGATTGAGGCAACTCTCGATATCGTGCTTGCTCTTCCCTCCCGGCTCGATCCCTTCGATCCGCCCCCGGCGCCCGCACCGATGGCCAGGCCCTGTCCCGCCCCGGAACCCAAACTACCCCTGACCGCTGCGCTGATAGCGCGACCTTCACGGAAAGTAGCGCCGCCAGTCCGCATTCCCGCGAGCGAACCGCCCGAACTGGTATCGTATAACGTACGCAATACACCGCTCGCACCGGGACAGGCGATCGGCATCTATTCCCGGTGGCAACCTGCTCGGCTTGTGATCGACGACGCCTGCGCGCATCCGGACGAACTTGTCGAATCCATAGCGATGGCATCCGTCTCGCTTCCGGCGCCTCGCTACCACCCCCGTCTCCAGAAGCGTGCCTTCAAGGCGCTCTCCGACGCGCAGCTTGAGACCATCATCCATGCAGGCGAAGCGCACGAACGCGATCTTCCCGGGCGCTTCTCGGCCAATCTGGCTGGGGATCGCCTGCTCGAGGACGAGGAGGGCTGCACCTACC
It contains:
- a CDS encoding toprim domain-containing protein, encoding MQEASIVAPPPDLEIEGERLCRRLGGRWTTGQGLCLCPAHDDHHPSLSIRVGRRALLFKCFAGCDTMAVLQAIRRLHLPLPRPAPDVPLPRSNQTATRPGPALRLWEASVPPTETAAEAYLSGRLLRPPWHDLRYNARTPLGRGRDVVFRPALIAAVRERHRIVAVHRSFLDPVSFTLANDLTDPRMMLGRPGRGAVQLAPANDILGLAEGIETALAAMRLHRLPVWATLGAERAAHILLPDSLERLVLLFDRDAAGWSAHQRALEAYARPGLEIRSAWPPAGHNDWADVLATQLRAA
- a CDS encoding HU family DNA-binding protein is translated as MNNSELAEALAAALGLTKTDARQAVDSVFDLITDAAAKGEEISLNGFGKFKVKDSPAREGRNPATGETIAIKASKKLSFAPAKAVKERLNG
- a CDS encoding ParB/RepB/Spo0J family partition protein, with the protein product MIKPALLIPASHLTKSPINVRKRTDPRADAELEASIAAHGLLQNLVGVPVSRKKGHYRITAGGRRLDAIHRLIDKGRLRPDHEVPVLVLSNTKDGREVSLVENFERAPLSPAEDCLAFRDLIEVEKLSPADIARRFGIEERFVLGRLRLANLADPIFAALEGDEITLDVAKAYATTADTGRQMAVWESLRTGYSRDNVNEIRRALKTYSYRADDPRALLVGRDAYIAAGGRVEDQDLFSTATDERWIDTHILDDLAAEKLAAQAEAIRQREGLGEIRVVAAEHVPYMATFALQPLTGTAEPLTGDQEARKQEIEAEIAGIDLRAGDETYEPEGDEAQRYADLHAELDAITEREPVIDAEQKASALGYVVLKPDGTPQIHHQLYVAPAADTDPEESDGEDVEPADGLSGSVAAIDTAPAMSQRLREMLAMMKTELLAVHVSNDPAFALDLGTFLMIERECRHMPCIVPSDLSATAPQPLLADFKPETAAAAEWRRFEDALDRSWSGYSGLEERYDAFCALGDEARAAWLGWAIARTLHAVPDGREGTDFLNHLGRKLGIDVAAWWRPTALTFFDKLTRPGILALFEEIGGEELRVRYAGSKKHDLAASAERLFGGDVIIEPEIQERALAWLPDQMRFGPAKGEAEADADADDKVANADADMPVRSIDASDNTTGETLTRAA
- a CDS encoding UPF0149 family protein, producing the protein MAFSFDYLDELDQLLLAQGDDCMLLTQLDGFLTGVIVSPDLIVPSQWLKTIWAGDDGGGIPTFADAGGMQHFIDLVMHRYHEILASLARPGTFEPVLEIDTRTDETLWEMWIEGFGQAMDLAPAGWLRVLADDDAGCRVAIEGIRTLRAFADGTQKLTRAEEDRWDTEAPDLIPIWVEMLHQWRLENDPHRPSSIKRQKIGRNDPCPCGSGRKYKKCCGLN